One region of Strongyloides ratti genome assembly S_ratti_ED321, chromosome : X genomic DNA includes:
- a CDS encoding Na+ channel, amiloride-sensitive family-containing protein: MNNNNVENENNKYLFKSKTEFLTKTLSEDYPGLDFLGVHNVLHAKALWYKILWISILVICFCCGVYTVFSVIKEYHGKPSATRITVHSVHELLLPQITICPTNPMTLNVEKMAEGLFAKNNLSNWNMTTVYNFANFMLLGSGFHKVDLNFLEKVNITEMTYFYDIFRRNLTVLNYFSEFFNIYGLQCSQLFKSCSLGSEKLDCCKIMIPTYTIRRGRCFRTIELKQKTFDELGKLKLEIRKPKFMTKNNKNIEIIAFIGEHKESLAPFPRYYINEGSWIRMRIFAKYINLIERDGICTDEVNSISKASCYLRDWMRTKVEDPLNCTFPFVSLSKEVKLDGCRPEKLAKVYRNIDDANYISHNCILSCDRWEYTVVSETPKSLTNPDDEKYINFDYRLDVSYNDLQYDVIEEVLTISFATLISLIGGQFSLFLGSSLLNFIQGIIMLVILSKRLFKVTQRKLHLVREDHKNSPKCNIKLESITKIEEKK; encoded by the exons ATGAATAACAATAATGtggaaaatgaaaataataagtatttatttaaaagtaaaacaGAATTTCTTACAAAAACGTTGTCAGAAGATTATCCTGGTTTAGATTTTCTTGGTGTTCACAATGTTCTTCATGCTAAAGCTTTATGGTACAAAATATTATGGATATCAATATTAGTTATTTGTTTTTGTTGTGGTGTATATACAGTTTTTAG tgTCATTAAAGAGTATCATGGAAAACCATCAGCAACAAGAATAACAGTTCATTCTGTTCatgaattattattaccACAAATAACAATATGCCCTACAAATCCAATGACTTTAAATGTTGAAAAAATGGCAGAAGGTTTATTTGCCAAAAACAATCTTTCAAATTGGAATATGACAACTGTTTATAATTTTGCAAATTTTATGCTTCTTGGAAGTGGCTTTCAt aaagttgatttaaattttcttgaaaaagttaatataacTGAAATgacatatttttatgatatctttagaagaaatttaactgtattaaattatttttcagag ttttttaatatatatggtTTACAATGTTctcaattatttaaatcatgCTCCTTAGGGAGTGAAAAATTAGATTGTTGTAAAATTATGATACCAACATATACAATAAGAAGAGGACGCTGTTTTAGGACAATTgaattaaaacaaaagaCATTTGATGAATTAGGGAAActaaaattagaaataagAAAACCAAAATTTAtgactaaaaataataaaaatattgaaataatagCTTTTATTGGTGAACATAAAGAATCATTAGCACCATTTCCaagatattatataaatgaagGCTCATGGATTAGAATGAGAATATTTGCaaagtatattaatttaatagaaaGAGATGGTATTTGTACTGATGAAGTTAATTCAATAAGTAAAGCATCATGTTATTTAAGAGATTGGATGAGAACAAAAGTTGAAGATCCATTAAATTGTACTTTTCCTTTTGTTTCATTAAGTAAAGAAGTTAAATTAGATGGTTGTAGACCTGAAAAATTAGCTAAAGTTTATAGGAATATTGATGACGCAAACTACATATCACATAAT tgTATCCTGTCATGTGACAGATGGGAATATACAGTCGTAAGTGAAACACCAAAATCATTAACAAATCCAGatgatgaaaaatatataaactttgACTATAGATTAGATGTATCATATAATGATCTTCAATATGATGTTATTGAGGAAGTCTTAACAATTTCATTCGCAACACTTATATCATTAATTGGTGGTCag ttttctCTTTTTCTTGGTTCATCATTACTCAATTTTATTCAAGGAATAATAATGCTAGTTATACTTTCAAAACGTTTA